One window of Microbacterium sp. Root61 genomic DNA carries:
- a CDS encoding nickel-binding protein gives MTLFISVHQAPALDPAEVAAYVPEIKLNTYAEFQQVWINLEKGSIVTLYEAADEAAVRKEFDRIGWPVDVVNEVHYTVDKAGLDAIPA, from the coding sequence ATGACACTCTTCATCAGCGTTCACCAGGCTCCCGCACTCGACCCGGCAGAGGTCGCCGCGTACGTGCCGGAAATCAAGCTCAACACCTACGCCGAGTTCCAGCAGGTGTGGATCAACTTGGAAAAGGGTTCCATCGTGACCCTGTACGAAGCCGCCGACGAAGCCGCAGTGCGCAAGGAATTCGATCGCATCGGCTGGCCCGTCGATGTCGTCAACGAGGTTCACTACACCGTTGACAAGGCCGGCCTCGACGCCATTCCGGCATGA
- a CDS encoding MFS transporter yields the protein MSSSAEIGIADQDKVTMGSKPRLPLSSRVGYGLGDLACVLVFTGMSSYLALFYTDAVGISASVAGLIILGARLLDGIFDAAVGAVSERTRSRWGRFRPWIMFGALPLGVFAALTFTAPFPGDTAAAVIWAVVTYGVCGLVYSIVNVPYAALSGVMAETPADRVSMNSMRFALGSIGLVATSVVTLPLVGAFGGSSGTPISIQGFTFTAAMFAVIAVILFFVTYRTSRETVKPVRTDRVPFKETLSAIFTNGPLFLVAVLTILGGVAFYSRLGVIVYYYIYSANAAPLVPLLIPLSPVAALVGSLVFSRFARRIGKRNLFIIGMAVQVVALTALFFVDPANLGVVIVLTVVHGLSGFTIPLTYSMVADAADYGEYKSGVRADGISFALVSIAQKLAFAVGGASVLLIGIFGYQPNVQQTSEALQGINFVVNLFPAIIGLIAILTALAYRITDAQAAQIRTDLNTGTIAVAKATRRG from the coding sequence ATGTCATCATCCGCAGAAATAGGGATTGCCGACCAGGACAAGGTCACGATGGGAAGCAAGCCGCGACTTCCGTTGTCTTCTCGCGTCGGCTACGGCTTGGGAGATCTAGCCTGCGTCCTTGTCTTCACGGGCATGTCGAGCTATCTGGCGCTGTTCTACACGGACGCGGTCGGCATTTCGGCAAGCGTCGCGGGTTTGATCATCCTCGGCGCGCGTTTGCTCGACGGCATCTTCGACGCAGCTGTCGGCGCGGTCTCCGAACGAACCCGTAGCCGGTGGGGCCGATTCCGGCCATGGATCATGTTCGGAGCGCTGCCGCTCGGGGTCTTCGCGGCCCTCACTTTCACCGCACCCTTCCCGGGAGACACGGCTGCTGCGGTCATCTGGGCGGTCGTCACCTACGGCGTGTGTGGGCTGGTCTACTCGATTGTCAATGTTCCCTACGCGGCACTTTCGGGGGTCATGGCAGAAACGCCGGCCGACCGTGTATCGATGAACTCGATGCGCTTCGCGCTCGGTTCGATCGGCCTTGTGGCGACCAGTGTGGTCACGCTTCCGCTTGTGGGTGCATTCGGCGGATCATCGGGGACGCCGATCTCCATTCAGGGCTTCACCTTCACCGCGGCGATGTTCGCTGTAATCGCCGTGATCCTGTTCTTCGTCACGTACCGCACTTCGCGCGAAACGGTGAAGCCGGTGCGGACGGACCGAGTGCCGTTCAAGGAGACCTTGAGTGCGATCTTCACCAACGGTCCACTTTTCCTCGTCGCCGTTCTTACGATCCTTGGCGGTGTCGCGTTCTACAGCCGCCTCGGGGTGATCGTCTACTACTACATCTACAGCGCGAACGCCGCTCCACTGGTCCCCCTGCTGATCCCCTTGAGCCCCGTCGCTGCGCTGGTCGGCTCACTTGTGTTCTCGCGATTCGCTCGCCGAATCGGCAAGCGCAACCTCTTCATCATCGGCATGGCTGTGCAAGTGGTCGCGCTGACCGCGTTGTTCTTCGTGGATCCGGCGAACCTCGGAGTGGTCATCGTGCTGACGGTCGTCCACGGTTTGTCCGGCTTCACGATCCCGCTCACCTACTCGATGGTCGCGGACGCCGCCGACTACGGCGAGTACAAGAGCGGAGTGAGGGCTGATGGCATCTCCTTTGCGTTGGTTTCGATTGCTCAGAAGCTCGCGTTCGCCGTCGGAGGTGCGTCGGTCCTCCTGATCGGCATCTTCGGCTATCAGCCCAACGTCCAGCAGACGTCCGAGGCGCTGCAAGGAATCAACTTCGTCGTGAACCTCTTCCCAGCGATCATCGGATTGATCGCCATCCTGACCGCGCTCGCGTACCGCATCACCGACGCCCAGGCCGCGCAGATTCGCACGGACCTGAACACAGGCACGATTGCAGTGGCCAAAGCGACCCGCCGCGGCTAG
- a CDS encoding GMC oxidoreductase has protein sequence MSAIHLIESPEELRYTADVVIVGSGAGSAAAAGAARRRGLSVLMIEAGSAQSAQPGVHLRNVMPDPDFNRAAMTLLVPHAGGEVPIPGLSGTRGIHALGGMMIAWSHAVPRPHLTEEWNGTLSGDTLSKYLDEAETLLWSTDSLFDDVGPRQQWVRDRIAAKIGTSPRRVPLAARRTGAGAVEYAGAAALFDPEGAVGDLTILTGAIVRRVVQRAGVASSVVAVHAGAGEFTASGAIVVIGAGAIGTPQLLVASGLRHPALGRFVTDHLNIVSMVPLSGEAPIANESEPALALYLPVADDRPFHTAVIDLPSVAHTGVSMGDDALSTTNIGTFIGTEPVYENTVEFDEVNVDAFGLPRPRAHIELTNDDHARVSQALVDQYQIARAIGDTKDGSTSFLRPYGSALHLMGTHRMGSDERTSVLDEGGKVRGTANIWAVGNGVIPTRNSVNPTLTSIALALHTADRMIDDGTLR, from the coding sequence ATGAGCGCCATACACCTCATCGAGAGCCCCGAAGAGCTCCGCTATACCGCCGACGTCGTCATCGTCGGGAGTGGCGCGGGTAGCGCCGCCGCGGCGGGTGCCGCACGTCGGCGAGGACTATCGGTCCTGATGATTGAGGCGGGCTCTGCACAGTCCGCCCAGCCCGGCGTGCATTTGCGGAATGTCATGCCTGACCCTGACTTCAACCGGGCGGCAATGACGTTGCTCGTCCCGCACGCGGGTGGGGAGGTTCCGATTCCCGGACTCTCAGGCACGCGAGGCATCCACGCCCTCGGCGGCATGATGATCGCGTGGTCGCACGCGGTTCCACGTCCGCATCTCACGGAGGAGTGGAACGGAACGCTTTCGGGGGACACGCTCTCGAAGTATCTCGACGAGGCAGAGACCCTCCTCTGGTCGACCGATTCGCTATTCGACGATGTGGGCCCACGGCAACAGTGGGTTCGAGATCGAATCGCGGCGAAGATCGGTACCTCACCGCGACGTGTGCCCTTGGCCGCCCGCCGAACCGGAGCCGGCGCTGTCGAGTACGCCGGGGCGGCAGCACTCTTTGACCCCGAGGGTGCTGTCGGCGATCTGACCATCCTGACCGGCGCGATCGTCCGGCGAGTGGTTCAAAGGGCCGGCGTGGCAAGCTCCGTAGTCGCGGTGCACGCCGGCGCTGGCGAGTTCACCGCGAGCGGTGCCATCGTGGTCATCGGTGCGGGCGCCATCGGCACACCCCAGCTTCTCGTCGCCTCCGGTCTGAGGCATCCTGCGCTCGGTCGCTTCGTCACCGACCACCTGAACATCGTGTCGATGGTTCCGCTCAGCGGTGAAGCTCCAATCGCGAATGAGAGCGAGCCTGCTCTGGCCCTCTACTTGCCAGTCGCTGATGACAGACCCTTTCACACTGCGGTGATCGATCTACCGAGCGTCGCCCACACGGGCGTATCGATGGGTGATGACGCTCTCAGCACCACCAACATCGGGACTTTCATCGGAACGGAGCCGGTGTACGAAAACACTGTCGAGTTCGACGAAGTCAACGTGGACGCATTCGGATTGCCTCGACCGCGTGCCCACATCGAGCTCACGAACGACGATCACGCTCGCGTGTCACAGGCCCTCGTGGATCAGTACCAAATCGCACGGGCGATCGGGGACACGAAGGACGGCTCGACGTCTTTCCTGCGTCCCTACGGATCCGCGCTCCATCTCATGGGTACGCATCGCATGGGATCCGACGAACGGACGTCAGTGCTCGACGAGGGCGGCAAAGTTCGCGGAACCGCAAATATCTGGGCTGTCGGAAACGGTGTGATTCCCACCAGGAATTCTGTGAACCCGACGCTCACGAGCATCGCTCTTGCCCTTCACACCGCGGATCGAATGATCGACGACGGGACACTTCGATGA
- a CDS encoding MarR family winged helix-turn-helix transcriptional regulator: protein MFRRETRPIDELIFEIFRVNDRLIVVGDATVKDFGLTSARWLVLGAVALSESPLPVSQIARNMGLSRQAVQRLANEMSAAGLVELRENPKHRRARLVVLTDAGRVSYETALERWRAEWTGPMEEILSDTDIAEVMRLLRRLRGLLQSRSR, encoded by the coding sequence GTGTTCCGCAGAGAGACTCGCCCTATCGATGAGCTCATTTTCGAGATCTTCCGGGTGAATGACCGACTCATCGTCGTCGGCGATGCCACGGTGAAGGACTTTGGGCTTACGAGCGCCCGATGGCTGGTCCTGGGCGCCGTCGCTTTGTCCGAGTCGCCTTTGCCGGTATCGCAGATCGCTCGCAACATGGGCCTGTCGCGTCAGGCCGTGCAACGCCTCGCAAACGAGATGTCCGCTGCCGGGCTCGTCGAACTCCGAGAGAACCCGAAGCATCGCAGAGCCCGTTTGGTCGTCCTGACGGATGCTGGTCGGGTCTCGTATGAGACCGCGCTAGAGCGCTGGCGTGCGGAATGGACTGGCCCGATGGAGGAGATTCTGTCGGATACGGACATCGCTGAAGTCATGCGTCTGTTGCGGCGCCTCCGCGGGCTGTTGCAGTCTCGATCACGCTGA
- a CDS encoding NAD(P)/FAD-dependent oxidoreductase translates to MPTADLLIIGAGPAGLFATYYAGMRGLSVVLVDSLTHLGGQVSALYPEKFVYDVAGFPAVHGRDLIAGLVEQASSADPHIILGEECSTVEDQVDGSIRVTTTAGTQIECGAVLITGGIGRFTPRPLPAVDVYRGAGIHRLVGPAVEYTEHDVVIVGGGDSAVDWANMLAETARSVTLIHRRAGFTAHESSVARLRESAARVVLESEISEVLGDETVRHIVIRNAKTGDVETVPASVVIPALGHIASLGPLSGWGLSIRGRQIDVATNMSTGRSKVFAAGDITDYPGKVRLMAVGFGEAATAVNNIAVILRPGEEVFPGHSSELSRPEPARIGA, encoded by the coding sequence ATGCCGACTGCTGACCTCCTCATCATCGGTGCCGGCCCCGCCGGTCTCTTCGCCACGTATTACGCCGGAATGCGTGGACTGAGCGTCGTGCTCGTCGACAGCCTCACCCATCTCGGCGGTCAGGTGTCCGCCCTGTACCCCGAGAAGTTCGTTTACGACGTCGCCGGGTTCCCCGCCGTTCACGGGCGCGATCTCATCGCCGGGTTGGTCGAGCAGGCGTCCAGCGCCGACCCTCACATCATCCTCGGTGAGGAGTGCTCCACCGTCGAAGACCAGGTGGACGGCTCCATCCGCGTGACGACGACCGCGGGAACGCAGATCGAGTGCGGTGCGGTCCTCATCACGGGAGGAATAGGTCGGTTCACACCCCGACCGCTGCCAGCCGTCGACGTCTACCGAGGTGCTGGCATCCATCGGCTCGTCGGTCCGGCCGTGGAATACACGGAACATGACGTCGTCATCGTGGGCGGGGGCGACAGCGCAGTCGACTGGGCGAACATGCTCGCCGAAACGGCACGTTCCGTCACCCTCATCCATCGTCGTGCCGGCTTCACGGCGCACGAGAGCTCTGTCGCGCGGCTTCGCGAGTCCGCCGCGCGCGTCGTTCTGGAGTCCGAGATCTCGGAAGTCCTGGGTGACGAGACCGTTCGCCACATCGTCATCCGGAACGCGAAGACCGGTGATGTGGAGACCGTCCCGGCATCCGTCGTCATTCCCGCCCTCGGACACATCGCCTCACTCGGTCCGCTGTCCGGATGGGGCCTGTCTATCAGAGGCCGTCAGATCGACGTCGCAACGAACATGTCCACCGGTCGTTCCAAGGTGTTCGCCGCGGGAGACATCACCGACTACCCGGGCAAGGTTCGACTCATGGCCGTCGGATTCGGAGAAGCAGCCACGGCCGTCAACAACATCGCCGTCATCCTCCGTCCGGGTGAAGAGGTCTTCCCCGGACACTCCTCCGAACTCAGCCGTCCTGAACCTGCCCGGATAGGAGCCTGA
- a CDS encoding cupin domain-containing protein, translating to MARRRMLQTFEAAKEVGNYADVPVMPADVDPQITISRNWVTQPFYIAFEEDTVLALMSGSANVRLRDTNVKYWPVIPGDHVYVPAGTPHRLEPDGESVLIRFIGNDPAYRAAIFACERCDAELDRLEWEQDLDVEAVAIYAEIVRRFNEDLPKRTCPTCGTVADEISLEQLGWTAEPSAI from the coding sequence ATGGCCCGTCGACGGATGCTGCAGACCTTCGAGGCGGCAAAGGAGGTGGGCAACTATGCCGACGTTCCCGTGATGCCTGCCGATGTTGATCCGCAGATCACGATTTCTCGCAACTGGGTGACGCAGCCCTTCTACATCGCGTTCGAAGAGGACACTGTCCTCGCGCTGATGTCGGGAAGCGCCAACGTGCGGCTCCGCGATACCAACGTGAAGTACTGGCCTGTGATCCCCGGGGACCACGTCTACGTGCCTGCGGGTACCCCGCACCGGCTCGAGCCCGACGGTGAGAGTGTGCTCATCCGGTTCATCGGCAATGACCCCGCGTACCGCGCCGCCATCTTCGCCTGCGAACGCTGCGACGCAGAGCTGGACCGGCTCGAGTGGGAGCAGGATCTCGATGTCGAGGCCGTCGCCATCTATGCCGAGATCGTCCGCCGCTTCAACGAAGACCTTCCGAAGAGGACGTGCCCGACCTGCGGGACCGTCGCAGACGAGATCTCGCTCGAGCAGCTCGGGTGGACCGCAGAGCCCTCCGCGATCTGA
- a CDS encoding Gfo/Idh/MocA family protein, which translates to MTRTLRVAMIGHGFMGAAHSVGWRQAPRVFDLPGEPEMAVIVGRNASSVREAAHKWGWAEAATDWRAVVARDDIDIVDIVTPGDSHAAIAIAALDAGKHVLCEKPLANTVDEAEAMADAAVRAAKRGVRSMVGFTYRRVPAVMFLRELIAEGVVGDVQQVRAAYRQDWLVDRSVPLAWRLQKEHAGSGALGDIGAHIVDMTQFVTGSRVESVSGALDTIVRERPLNVSGSEPTGTAGSNFGAVTVDDIAIFTGRLSNRALVSFEASRFATGRKNALTIEVSGDKGALAFDMEDLNSLNFYDRAAPEDRRGFTKILVTDGTHPYIKAWWPAGHLLGYEHGFSHQVVDLVTAIVKGADPQPSFAEGLSVQRVLAAVERSNQNESAWVHVAAAVETSA; encoded by the coding sequence ATGACACGAACGCTGCGGGTTGCCATGATCGGCCATGGCTTCATGGGGGCCGCCCACTCCGTGGGCTGGCGGCAGGCGCCGCGCGTGTTCGACCTGCCGGGTGAGCCTGAGATGGCGGTCATCGTTGGACGCAATGCGAGTTCTGTGCGTGAGGCCGCCCACAAGTGGGGATGGGCCGAGGCCGCGACGGACTGGCGCGCAGTAGTCGCGCGGGATGACATCGACATCGTCGACATCGTCACCCCTGGCGACTCACACGCCGCGATCGCTATCGCCGCGCTCGACGCTGGCAAGCACGTTTTGTGCGAAAAGCCACTCGCGAACACGGTTGACGAGGCCGAAGCGATGGCCGACGCCGCCGTCCGTGCCGCAAAGCGCGGAGTGCGCTCGATGGTGGGGTTCACCTATCGACGGGTCCCCGCCGTGATGTTCCTGCGGGAGCTGATCGCCGAAGGCGTTGTCGGAGACGTTCAGCAGGTGCGCGCCGCGTATCGGCAGGACTGGCTCGTGGATCGCTCGGTGCCTCTCGCCTGGCGTCTGCAGAAGGAGCACGCCGGGTCGGGGGCGCTTGGCGACATCGGCGCACACATTGTCGACATGACTCAGTTCGTCACGGGGTCTCGAGTGGAATCTGTCTCGGGCGCGCTCGACACGATCGTGAGGGAGCGGCCACTGAACGTATCGGGCTCCGAGCCCACGGGTACAGCGGGCTCGAATTTCGGCGCAGTGACTGTGGACGACATTGCGATCTTCACCGGTCGCCTGTCGAACAGAGCACTGGTGTCGTTCGAGGCGAGCCGCTTTGCGACGGGCCGAAAGAACGCTCTCACCATCGAGGTCTCGGGCGACAAGGGTGCGCTGGCCTTCGATATGGAGGACCTGAACAGTCTCAACTTCTACGATCGCGCAGCCCCGGAGGATCGTCGAGGCTTCACCAAGATCCTTGTCACCGATGGCACCCACCCGTACATCAAGGCTTGGTGGCCGGCCGGGCATCTGCTCGGGTACGAGCACGGGTTCAGCCACCAGGTCGTCGACTTGGTCACCGCCATCGTCAAAGGTGCCGATCCTCAGCCTTCTTTCGCCGAGGGCCTGTCGGTGCAGCGCGTACTCGCGGCCGTCGAGCGTTCGAACCAGAACGAATCCGCCTGGGTCCATGTAGCCGCGGCCGTCGAGACATCCGCCTGA
- a CDS encoding sugar phosphate isomerase/epimerase family protein, with translation MNNDLRISAWGIRHALGPISLPVRNDGGEIEWIQVTEGKPDVAIEEIPQHIADVFRVNEWEVPDWYLNNADADSLGELRRNLDAIGSRITTVTIDGPYAGAGDPVHREEDLREIERELEMMSALGVVSARVNLAPPPIVQAGSIAGFDVVVASVRRLSAFAQSHGIRLLIENHCELTSTPEDVMHFLDAVGPEVGFILDTGNIEPLQTAVLATFEGAPFGFVEDITPVLSFITALAERASIVHVKTYGFQEDGTPVLYDIRTVLQSIADAGYGGPITIECAQFDVPEQSYATIQRTHELINATHPMSR, from the coding sequence ATGAACAACGATCTGCGCATCTCGGCTTGGGGTATTCGACATGCCCTCGGCCCGATATCGCTGCCGGTTCGCAATGACGGTGGTGAGATCGAGTGGATACAGGTGACCGAGGGAAAGCCCGATGTCGCAATCGAGGAAATCCCCCAGCACATCGCCGACGTCTTCCGCGTAAATGAGTGGGAGGTTCCCGACTGGTATCTCAACAACGCGGATGCTGACAGCCTCGGTGAGTTGCGAAGGAATCTTGACGCGATCGGCTCTCGCATCACCACCGTGACGATCGACGGACCCTATGCCGGAGCAGGCGATCCAGTCCACCGCGAAGAAGACCTCCGTGAGATCGAGCGGGAGCTCGAGATGATGTCCGCGCTCGGCGTCGTTTCGGCGCGCGTCAATCTCGCACCGCCGCCGATCGTTCAGGCCGGATCAATTGCCGGATTCGACGTTGTCGTCGCCTCGGTCCGCCGCCTATCGGCTTTCGCCCAGTCGCACGGAATCCGACTCCTGATCGAAAACCACTGCGAGCTGACCTCGACGCCGGAGGATGTGATGCACTTCCTCGATGCCGTCGGGCCGGAGGTGGGATTCATCCTCGACACAGGCAATATAGAGCCGCTCCAGACAGCGGTATTGGCCACATTCGAGGGTGCGCCGTTCGGCTTCGTCGAAGACATCACGCCCGTCCTCTCGTTCATCACTGCGCTAGCCGAGCGGGCCTCGATCGTCCACGTCAAGACATACGGGTTCCAGGAAGACGGCACGCCAGTCTTGTACGACATTCGGACCGTCCTGCAGTCGATAGCCGACGCCGGATACGGCGGGCCGATCACTATCGAGTGTGCCCAGTTCGACGTGCCCGAGCAGTCCTATGCAACCATCCAGCGCACCCACGAGCTCATCAACGCGACTCACCCGATGTCTCGATGA
- a CDS encoding class II aldolase/adducin family protein: MSDATHIDDVIAGCAALAAAGLSDMVWGHPSVRDNAGRGVWMKAAGYGFEEIDANHVVLVSWGGEVLVGTGRRHIEYPIHAQPYLARPDVHAVVHTHAPALAAFASLDVPLQPLSHDGVPFTHPQLPRLTSVTGSLIATAELGEDVATALGSANAILLPSHGAVTVGPDIATAVMYSVLLERACRTQLDALAAGGAKIWTDAAETAFKRDQVWNPTQLHAGFDYLVRSAGRTRAFA, encoded by the coding sequence ATGAGCGACGCAACGCATATCGACGATGTGATCGCGGGGTGCGCAGCCCTGGCGGCGGCCGGCCTCAGCGACATGGTGTGGGGCCACCCATCCGTTCGCGACAACGCGGGTCGCGGCGTCTGGATGAAAGCGGCGGGGTACGGGTTCGAGGAGATCGACGCCAACCACGTCGTGCTCGTCTCTTGGGGAGGCGAGGTCCTGGTCGGCACCGGGCGCCGCCACATCGAGTACCCGATACACGCACAGCCCTACCTCGCCCGGCCCGATGTGCACGCGGTCGTGCACACTCATGCCCCCGCGCTCGCCGCCTTCGCATCCCTCGATGTCCCCCTCCAACCGCTCTCACACGACGGCGTTCCCTTCACCCACCCTCAGCTGCCGAGGCTGACATCGGTGACCGGGTCGCTGATCGCAACGGCGGAGCTGGGCGAGGATGTCGCCACGGCGCTCGGATCCGCCAACGCGATCCTCCTGCCCAGCCACGGAGCTGTGACCGTCGGGCCCGACATCGCCACAGCGGTGATGTACTCGGTGCTGCTGGAACGGGCGTGTCGAACCCAACTCGACGCACTCGCGGCCGGCGGCGCGAAGATCTGGACCGACGCCGCGGAGACCGCGTTCAAACGCGACCAGGTGTGGAATCCGACGCAGCTCCATGCCGGGTTCGACTATCTGGTGCGCTCGGCCGGCAGGACGAGGGCATTCGCGTGA
- a CDS encoding TAXI family TRAP transporter solute-binding subunit yields the protein MTLTAAATTEPRLSKPVRLRFKADWGQANLTRISGWLSQEIGDRSPAGSEFSIHAGRGGADAVDALEAGLVDIALATPAAAARLLHDGSGPAGRPAAPWLRALGKIAHRDRLVVAVDADLPVTSVADFTHVASDLIIGTSQDDGVNAIGLAAHLGLTLAGADPHELRRRGTKFLYDERPFPLVHAFATGAVNVLIQEAIMMPAWQRIADRRPIRYLEWGDTVLNGFAALGWPSAVVEKGYLPSLDRDLLTLDFADFVLLCREDLDPEVAYLATWCMVKTRRAIEGQYAHMPQDRTPLGYPLDPAEMRNTPVPLHDSARQAYDDLVGEEPLTDGLLWT from the coding sequence ATGACGTTGACTGCGGCAGCTACGACGGAGCCGAGGCTCTCGAAACCCGTCCGCCTTCGGTTCAAGGCTGATTGGGGGCAGGCCAACCTGACACGCATCTCCGGGTGGCTGTCGCAGGAGATCGGCGACCGGTCCCCTGCGGGGTCGGAGTTCTCGATTCACGCGGGCAGGGGTGGCGCCGACGCTGTCGACGCGTTGGAGGCCGGCCTGGTCGACATCGCGCTCGCCACGCCGGCCGCCGCCGCACGCCTGCTGCACGACGGCTCGGGACCCGCGGGGAGGCCGGCCGCGCCATGGCTGCGCGCACTCGGCAAGATCGCCCATCGGGACCGTCTCGTCGTCGCCGTCGATGCGGACCTCCCGGTGACGAGTGTCGCCGACTTCACGCACGTGGCCTCGGACCTGATCATCGGGACATCCCAGGATGACGGGGTCAATGCCATCGGTCTCGCCGCCCATTTGGGGTTGACGCTGGCAGGAGCGGACCCGCACGAGCTTCGTCGACGTGGAACAAAGTTCCTTTACGACGAGCGGCCATTCCCTCTGGTGCATGCCTTCGCCACCGGTGCGGTGAACGTCCTGATTCAGGAAGCAATCATGATGCCTGCCTGGCAACGCATCGCGGACCGCCGACCGATCCGGTACCTCGAGTGGGGTGACACGGTGCTGAACGGCTTCGCTGCGCTCGGCTGGCCCAGCGCTGTCGTGGAGAAGGGGTACCTCCCCTCCCTCGACCGCGATCTGCTCACCCTGGACTTCGCCGACTTCGTCCTGCTCTGCCGAGAGGACCTCGACCCCGAAGTCGCGTATCTCGCCACCTGGTGCATGGTCAAAACGCGCAGGGCGATCGAAGGGCAATACGCGCACATGCCGCAGGATCGCACGCCGCTTGGCTACCCGCTCGACCCCGCCGAGATGCGCAACACACCCGTGCCCTTGCACGACAGTGCTCGGCAGGCGTACGACGACCTCGTCGGTGAGGAGCCCCTCACCGACGGACTCCTGTGGACGTGA
- a CDS encoding IclR family transcriptional regulator: MEYFIAVGSSDLDSRGGRPAGVIGSVANALELLQLFAGGQTIQVNRASRELGLSRSTVHRLLSTLAIYGYVEQEPVTRSYRPGPALTGIGLAAVQDSDLRTMARGVLSKLARTTNETAHLMVLRGDHVLCLDSIESGQPVRTASRIGWNLPAHSTAGGKVLLAELSDAEVEAIFPHEVILGESRVTAKRRVDLLADLELVRARGYATNFGETEPDVSAVAVVLRDREGRARAALSVTAPRSRSDEAWIRATRTQALAIADEFRGIIA, from the coding sequence GTGGAATACTTCATCGCTGTGGGTAGCTCAGATCTTGATTCGCGCGGCGGTCGGCCAGCAGGGGTGATCGGATCTGTGGCGAACGCTCTCGAACTGCTTCAGCTGTTTGCCGGCGGTCAAACCATTCAGGTCAATCGCGCAAGTCGGGAACTCGGGCTATCGCGCTCCACGGTTCACCGGCTCCTGTCGACGCTGGCAATCTATGGGTACGTCGAACAGGAACCCGTGACGCGCTCGTATCGTCCGGGACCGGCACTGACAGGGATCGGCCTTGCGGCTGTCCAGGACAGCGACCTTCGCACAATGGCGCGCGGCGTACTGTCCAAGCTTGCGCGGACGACGAATGAAACTGCCCACCTGATGGTCCTGCGAGGCGACCACGTGTTGTGCCTGGACAGCATCGAGAGCGGTCAGCCGGTGCGCACTGCAAGCCGGATCGGATGGAACCTGCCGGCGCACTCGACCGCGGGCGGCAAGGTGTTGCTCGCTGAACTCAGTGACGCTGAGGTGGAGGCCATCTTCCCCCACGAGGTCATACTCGGCGAGAGCCGCGTCACGGCGAAGCGACGTGTCGATCTCCTCGCAGACCTGGAGCTCGTGCGAGCTCGCGGCTATGCAACCAACTTCGGTGAGACTGAACCGGACGTGAGCGCGGTGGCTGTCGTTCTTCGGGATCGAGAAGGACGTGCCCGCGCCGCGCTTTCGGTCACAGCCCCGCGCTCGAGGAGCGACGAAGCATGGATACGTGCAACGCGCACACAGGCACTGGCGATCGCCGACGAGTTTCGCGGGATCATCGCGTAG
- a CDS encoding indolepyruvate ferredoxin oxidoreductase subunit alpha: MAYVIDDACIGELDGSCVDVCPVDCIYEGLEKRYINPNECIDCGACVTACPVAAIKSPSDGPDPVWMADNRAFFELPLPTRSEPIGDPGGASSFGPLGVDTQLVTERGGK, encoded by the coding sequence ATGGCCTACGTCATCGACGACGCATGCATCGGTGAGCTCGACGGCTCGTGTGTCGATGTGTGTCCGGTGGACTGCATCTACGAGGGTCTCGAGAAGCGCTACATCAACCCGAACGAATGCATCGACTGCGGAGCATGCGTCACCGCGTGCCCTGTCGCCGCGATCAAGTCCCCGAGTGACGGGCCGGACCCTGTATGGATGGCGGATAACCGCGCGTTCTTCGAATTGCCATTGCCGACGAGGTCTGAGCCGATTGGCGACCCGGGCGGTGCGTCGAGCTTCGGCCCGTTAGGCGTAGACACACAACTAGTTACGGAACGAGGCGGCAAATGA